A genomic region of Papaver somniferum cultivar HN1 chromosome 7, ASM357369v1, whole genome shotgun sequence contains the following coding sequences:
- the LOC113300055 gene encoding uncharacterized protein At4g28440-like: protein MAEEAKAGMRKPVFAKVDQLRPGTSGHTIVVKVVSSKTVLQRGRPDGPQVRQMRLAECLVGDETGMIVFTARNDQVDLMKPDTTVILRNAKIDMFKGSMRLAVDKWGRVEVSEPASFTVKEDNNLSLVEFELVNVVEE, encoded by the exons ATGGCTGAGGAGGCGAAGGCAGGAATGAGAAAACCAGTGTTTGCTAAGGTTGATCAACTTCGCCCCGGAACTAGTGGACACACAATCGTTGTGAAGGTAGTAAGCTCGAAGACGGTTTTACAGAGAGGACGTCCTGATGGTCCTCAAGTACGTCAAATGCGTCTCGCTGAATGCTTGGTTGGAGATGAGACTGGAATGATTGTGTTTACAGCTAGAAATGACCAAG TGGATCTGATGAAACCCGATACTACTGTCATTCTGCGCAATGCAAAAATTGATATGTTCAAGGGGTCTATGAGGCTTGCAGTGGACAAGTGGGGTCGTGTTGAAGTGTCTGAACCTGCCAGTTTCACCGTGAAGGAGGATAACAATTTGTCTTTGGTGGAATTTGAACTTGTGAATGTTGTTGAAGAGTGA
- the LOC113296302 gene encoding GPI-anchored protein LLG1-like produces MALVHCCFSTVMIFLFFTGLTSSNFISDDIFQPHAGRTLLQLKKDCPVDFENNNYTVITSQCKGPRYPREQCYSALKEFACPYADELNDLNNVCSSTMFSYIMRIGGYPPGLFANQCVEGKLGLECSSDPPGSSNPNPNRGSVVSQ; encoded by the exons ATGGCGCTGGTACACTGTTGCTTCTCCACAGTTATGATCTTCTTATTTTTCACTGGATTGACATCCTCAAATTTTATCTCAG ATGATATCTTTCAACCTCATGCAGGAAGAACACTCCTCCAGTTGAAAAAAG ATTGTCCAGTTGATTTTGAAAACAATAACTACACAGTAATCACAAGTCAATGTAAAGGACCTCGTTACCCTCGTGAGCAATGTTACAGTGCTTTGAAAGAATTTGCGTGTCCTTATGCAGATGAATTGAATGACTTGAATAATGTTTGTTCATCAACCATGTTCAGTTACATAATGCGAATTGGGGGTTACCCACCTGGTTTGTTTGCAAATCAATGTGTAGAAGGGAAATTAGGGCTTGAATGTTCGTCTGACCCACCAGGCTCATCTAATCCCAACCCTAATAGAGGTTCAGTGGTCTCTcagtag